Proteins from a single region of Amycolatopsis sp. CA-230715:
- a CDS encoding dolichyl-phosphate-mannose--protein mannosyltransferase — protein sequence MTATLTRPHGDDPEVLRPPSDREAALLGSPMPQDRVRALVVTIVLTLIGGFVRLQNLGVPTDKGSPVFDEKHYVPQAWQVLRNGGFEDNAGYELVVHPPLAKQLIAVGEALFGYGGWGWRIVPAIAGTVLIALTVVIARRLTRSTLLGGIAGVLVICDGVLHVQSRMGMLDIFIAVFALAAFACLLRDRDQVRERLATAVRQGWVHETRFGPKLGFRWWRFAAGLMVGLTFAIKWSGLYYMAAFGVLCVAFDVAARRAAGVERPWVGTLRRDVAPALWAIVAIPVLTYLASYWAWFASETATDRYYTEIKNVDPGLFGFLPAALRSLGEYTANVLHFHATLFTPKDHPHPWESKPWTWPMGLRPMLYSYESGASVSGCGGSECVRATMLIGTPALWWLALPMLGWSLWRTLFRFDWRYAAVTVGYLAGLLPWFINLDRQMYFFYATPMAPFLALGLTLICGQILGAARRGAERRGTGLLAIALYTGLVVANFAWLWPILNADPITTTHWQAEMWLPSWR from the coding sequence GTGACCGCGACACTGACCCGCCCGCACGGGGATGATCCTGAGGTGTTGCGGCCGCCGTCGGATCGTGAGGCGGCGTTGCTGGGGAGTCCGATGCCGCAGGATCGGGTGCGGGCGCTGGTCGTGACGATCGTGCTGACTCTGATCGGCGGGTTCGTCCGGTTGCAGAACCTCGGCGTCCCCACCGACAAGGGTTCGCCCGTCTTCGACGAAAAGCACTACGTCCCGCAAGCGTGGCAGGTGCTGCGCAACGGCGGTTTCGAAGACAACGCGGGCTACGAGCTCGTGGTGCATCCGCCGTTGGCGAAGCAGTTGATCGCGGTGGGTGAGGCGTTGTTCGGGTATGGGGGGTGGGGGTGGCGGATCGTGCCCGCGATCGCGGGCACGGTGTTGATCGCGTTGACGGTCGTGATCGCGCGGCGGTTGACGCGGTCGACCTTGTTGGGTGGGATCGCTGGGGTTTTGGTGATCTGCGACGGGGTGTTGCACGTGCAGTCGCGGATGGGGATGCTCGACATCTTCATCGCCGTGTTCGCCCTCGCCGCGTTCGCGTGTCTGCTGCGGGATCGGGACCAGGTACGGGAGCGGCTGGCGACCGCGGTGCGCCAGGGCTGGGTGCACGAGACCCGGTTCGGTCCGAAGCTGGGGTTTCGGTGGTGGCGGTTCGCGGCCGGGCTGATGGTCGGGCTGACCTTCGCGATCAAATGGTCCGGCCTGTACTACATGGCGGCGTTCGGAGTGTTGTGCGTGGCCTTCGACGTCGCCGCACGACGCGCGGCCGGGGTGGAACGGCCCTGGGTGGGCACACTCCGCCGCGATGTCGCACCCGCGCTGTGGGCGATCGTCGCGATCCCGGTGTTGACGTATCTGGCTAGTTATTGGGCGTGGTTCGCCAGTGAGACCGCTACCGACCGCTACTACACCGAGATCAAGAACGTCGACCCCGGACTGTTCGGGTTCCTGCCCGCCGCGCTGCGGTCGCTGGGCGAGTACACCGCGAACGTGCTGCACTTCCACGCCACCCTGTTCACCCCGAAAGACCACCCGCACCCGTGGGAGTCCAAACCCTGGACCTGGCCGATGGGCCTGCGCCCCATGCTCTACTCCTATGAGTCCGGGGCGTCGGTGTCGGGGTGTGGCGGGTCGGAATGCGTGCGGGCGACCATGCTCATCGGCACCCCCGCCCTGTGGTGGCTCGCGCTGCCCATGCTGGGCTGGAGCCTGTGGCGCACCCTGTTCCGCTTCGACTGGCGCTACGCCGCGGTCACCGTCGGCTACCTGGCCGGGCTGCTGCCCTGGTTCATCAACCTCGACCGCCAGATGTACTTCTTCTACGCCACCCCCATGGCCCCGTTCCTCGCCTTGGGCCTGACCCTCATCTGCGGACAGATCCTCGGCGCCGCCCGCCGCGGCGCCGAACG